The region TTGAGCGGCGACTCGCGCAGCAGCCTCGGCATGCCGGACTCCTCGACGTACCCGTTGCCGCCCAGGCACTCCAGTGCCTCCACCGCCACCGGGGTGCAGCGCTTGGTCACCCAGTACTTGGCGGCCGGCACCGCGAGCCGCAGGAAGGCCCGCTCGTCCTCGCCCCCGTCGTCGTACGCCGCCGCCAGACGCATCGCCAGCGTCGTCGCCGCCTCCGACTCCAGCGCCAGGTCCGCCAGCACGTTGCGCATCAGCGGCTTGTCGATCAGCTTGCCGCCGAAGGCCTCCCGGTAGGTGCAGTGGTGCACGGCCTGCGCCACGGCCTGCCGCATGACGGCGGCGGCGCCGAGCACACAGTCCAGCCGGGTCACCGCGACCATCTCGATGATGGTGCGCACCCCGCGCCCCTCGTCCCCGACCCGGCGCGCCCAGGTCCCGTCGAACTCGACCTCGCTCGACGCGTTCGACTTGTTGCCGAGCTTGTCCTTGAGCCGCTGGATGCGGAACACGTTGCGGGTCCCGTCCTCCAGCACCCTCGGCACCAGAAAACAGGTGAGGCCCCCCGGCGCCTGCGCCAGCACCAGGAACCCGTCCGACATCGGTGCCGAACAGAACCACTTGTGCCCGGTCAGCTCGTAGGTCCCGTCCTCGGCGAGCGGCCGCGCCTCGGTCCTGTTCGCCCGTACGTCACTGCCGCCCTGCTTCTCCGTCATGCCCATCCCGAAGAGCACACCGGCCTTCTGGGAGGCGGGCCGCAGCCCCTGGTCGTAGACGGTGGACGTGAGCAGTGGTTCCCAGAGGGCGGCGAGCGCCGGGTCGGTGCGCAGGGCGGGCACCGCCGCGTGGGTCATCGACAGCGGGCAGCCGTGGCCTGCCTCGGCCTGCGACCACACGACGAAGCCGGCCGCGCGCCTGAGGTGACCGCCCGGACGGCTCCAGGCCGCCGTCAGCCCCGCCGAGACCCCCTTGCCGAGCAGTCGGTGCCAGGCGGGATGGAAATCGACCTCGTCGACGCGGTTGCCGTAGCGGTCGTGGGTGCGCAGCTTCGGCGGGTTCTCGTTGGCCAGCACCCCCCACTCCTGCACCTGCGCGGAGCCCGTCGTGCGCCCGAGCAGCGACAGCTCCTCGCGTGCCTCGTCGAGAAGTCCTGGATCCAGGTGCCGCTCGACCGCCTCCACGAGGGCCCGGTCGGCGGCAAAGACGTCATATCCGACCAGGGGCGGAGCCTGGTTGGTCACGGTGTGGGTGCTGGCTGCCATACGGATACGGTAAGGACGTGCACCAGGCAAAAGAAACACCTGAACGGTCTCCCGTGGGCCGCTTTCACCGCGCTCGCGCGCTGTACAGGAACGTGTCGAAGCGCAGGACCGCCTGGCTGCTGCTCAAGGACACCGTCAACTCCTGCATGGAGTACCGGATCCTGGGGCTGGCGGCCGAGGCCGCCTTCTTCACACTCCTGTCCGTGCCGCCCCTGCTGCTGAGCATGATCGGACTGCTCGGCTACGTGGACGACTGGACCGGCGCGCACTCGATCGCCAGCCTGGAGTCCAACATTCTGGAGGCTTCCCGCACCGTCCTCACCGACAAGGGCGTCCACCAGATCGCCGAACCGATCCTCCACGACGTGATGAAGGGCGGCCGGCCCGACATCATCTCCCTCGGCTTCCTCTTCGCCCTGTGGTCGGGCTCGCGCGCGGTGAACGTCTTCGTCGACACCATCACCGTGATGTATGGCCTCGACGGCACCCGGGGGATCGTGGCGACGCGCGTGATGTCGTTCCTGCTGTTCATCGTGGCGCTGCTGATCGGCTCGATCGCGCTGCCGCTGATGGTCGCGGGCCCGGACGCGGTGGTGCAGATCGTGCCGTGGTCGGCGACGCTCGTACAGGTCCTGTACTGGCCTGTCGTCATCGTGCTCTCGGTCGTCTTCCTGACCACGCTGTACCACGTGTCGGTGCCCGTCCGCTCACCCTGGGTGGAGGACGTGCCCGGCGCGCTGGTCGCCCTCGCCATGTGGGTCTTCGGGAGCTTCCTGCTCCGTATCTACCTGACGAGCACGGTCGAGGGCCCGACGATCTACGGCTCACTCGCCGCCCCCGTGGCCGTCCTGCTGTGGATCGGTGTGTCCGCGTTCGCCGTTCTCGTCGGCGCCGCCGTCAACGCGGCCATCGACCGGGTCTGGCCGGCCGCCGCCACGGCCGCGGCCCGCGCCGCGAACGAGCGCCTGCGTCAGGAGCAGGCCGCCGAGTACGTCGCCCGCGCCGCCGCCCACCGCGCCGCCGACCCCGATCCCGACGACCCGGACATGCCCTCCGAGTTCCCGGAACGCTGGTCCCGCTTCCTCCCCCCGGAGGACGTGACCTCCCGCCTCCGCACCCACGTCAAGAGCTCCCACCACCCCCGCAAGAGCAACGACGACGACTGCGCGGGGGAGTAGGACGCGCCCCTCGGGGGCGCGGGGAACTGGGTGCTCAACCCCCACCACCCGCACCCGAAGAACGCACCCCGG is a window of Streptomyces sp. NBC_00271 DNA encoding:
- a CDS encoding acyl-CoA dehydrogenase family protein, with amino-acid sequence MAASTHTVTNQAPPLVGYDVFAADRALVEAVERHLDPGLLDEAREELSLLGRTTGSAQVQEWGVLANENPPKLRTHDRYGNRVDEVDFHPAWHRLLGKGVSAGLTAAWSRPGGHLRRAAGFVVWSQAEAGHGCPLSMTHAAVPALRTDPALAALWEPLLTSTVYDQGLRPASQKAGVLFGMGMTEKQGGSDVRANRTEARPLAEDGTYELTGHKWFCSAPMSDGFLVLAQAPGGLTCFLVPRVLEDGTRNVFRIQRLKDKLGNKSNASSEVEFDGTWARRVGDEGRGVRTIIEMVAVTRLDCVLGAAAVMRQAVAQAVHHCTYREAFGGKLIDKPLMRNVLADLALESEAATTLAMRLAAAYDDGGEDERAFLRLAVPAAKYWVTKRCTPVAVEALECLGGNGYVEESGMPRLLRESPLNSIWEGAGNVQALDLLRAIQREPQALNAFLQEVGRARGADHRLDGAIKNLLGELADLDGIEGRGRRLAERVALVLQGSLLVQYAPPEVADAFCASRLGGDWGSAFGTLPHTLDLATVVERARPVS
- a CDS encoding YihY/virulence factor BrkB family protein, whose product is MHQAKETPERSPVGRFHRARALYRNVSKRRTAWLLLKDTVNSCMEYRILGLAAEAAFFTLLSVPPLLLSMIGLLGYVDDWTGAHSIASLESNILEASRTVLTDKGVHQIAEPILHDVMKGGRPDIISLGFLFALWSGSRAVNVFVDTITVMYGLDGTRGIVATRVMSFLLFIVALLIGSIALPLMVAGPDAVVQIVPWSATLVQVLYWPVVIVLSVVFLTTLYHVSVPVRSPWVEDVPGALVALAMWVFGSFLLRIYLTSTVEGPTIYGSLAAPVAVLLWIGVSAFAVLVGAAVNAAIDRVWPAAATAAARAANERLRQEQAAEYVARAAAHRAADPDPDDPDMPSEFPERWSRFLPPEDVTSRLRTHVKSSHHPRKSNDDDCAGE